One segment of Neoarius graeffei isolate fNeoGra1 chromosome 20, fNeoGra1.pri, whole genome shotgun sequence DNA contains the following:
- the LOC132869142 gene encoding uncharacterized protein LOC132869142, whose protein sequence is MRQELQQAYQLATETATKNHLRNKSRYDQRVRDQPLAEGDRVLVRNVGLTGKHKLQDRWKSTPYVVIKKLPNLPVYRVRPEYGNGGVKTLHRDHLLPIGYLVRMPNPSLNTESIRKPPVTRMQDAHRRQKPHLPLDQWSHVSSCSESEFEDVHECQFLDVDEVRRVISTPRHQSGNHSPSEYENSELSESEPELEQHEESTKDVASHQSENEEVHPSDTAEDTDVEPRAHARHNYTMNDMPRIRKSQREKKPAIRLTYDKPGHSTEEPVTIVHHGMVIQLTLSSQDREVKTPVKNYKCSQMSRNKSRTTPAQPRCKRWSDEDI, encoded by the coding sequence ATGAGACAAGAGTTGCAGCAAGCCTATCAACTTGCCACCGAGACAGCCACTAAAAACCATCTGAGGAACAAATCACGTTATGATCAACGTGTGAGAGATCAGCCATTGGCGGAAGGTGACAGGGTCTTAGTGAGAAATGTTGGCCTTACAGGGAAACACAAGTTGCAAGACCGCTGGAAGTCTACACCTTATGTGGTGATCAAAAAATTGCCTAACTTACCCGTCTATAGAGTCAGACCAGAATATGGCAATGGAGGTGTTAAGACACTTCACAGAGATCATCTCTTGCCAATCGGTTACTTGGTCAGGATGCCAAATCCCTCACTGAACACTGAATCTATCAGGAAACCACCAGTGACTAGGATGCAGGATGCACATAGACGCCAGAAGCCGCACTTACCACTTGATCAATGGTCTCATGTTTCTTCCTGTTCGGAATCGGAGTTCGAGGATGTACATGAATGTCAATTCCTGGATGTGGATGAAGTCAGGAGAGTCATTTCAACTCCTCGCCACCAGTCTGGAAATCACTCACCATCTGAGTATGAAAATTCTGAGCTGTCTGAGAGTGAGCCAGAATTGGAACAACATGAGGAGTCAACAAAGGATGTTGCCTCTCATCAGTCAGAAAATGAGGAAGTGCATCCCAGTGATACTGCGGAAGACACTGATGTAGAGCCAAGAGCTCACGCAAGACATAACTATACAATGAATGACATGCCAAGGATCAGAAAGTCACAGCGGGAAAAGAAGCCTGCTATCCGCTTAACTTATGATAAACCCGGACATTCTACTGAGGAACCTGTGACCATTGTGCATCATGGAATGGTTATTCAGTTGACCCTTAGTTCTCAAGACAGAGAGGTTAAAACCCCAGTCAAAAACTACAAATGTTCTCAAATGTCGCGTAATAAATCAAGAACAACACCCGCCCAGCCTAGGTGTAAAAGATGGTCAGATGAGGACATCTAG